In a single window of the Alphaproteobacteria bacterium LSUCC0684 genome:
- a CDS encoding anhydro-N-acetylmuramic acid kinase — protein sequence MHRSSLIPVLGLMAGTSVDGIDASLVFTDGEKIERTGFHATTPMRPETRAAIFAAFETPDPGDQDLARLVAEDHAAAARALIETSGITPRLIGFHGQTIRHAPEDGITLQVGDAGLIAETLGMDVVYDFRHADMASGGQGAPLAPVYHRAIIEELGLDLPAAVVNIGGITNVTFWDGVALTGFDTGPGNGLMDAAMRQRTGQQFDKDGATARSGIRDEAWIRTALTHPFFAASPPKSLDRKALDTMLKPDTLSGHRLADAMATLTSLTAASLAMGLLAATPRPNSVILAGGGAANPTLVGMIRDALPLKVTTMEDHGLASGLIEAELMAFLAMRSRRGLPISFPGTTGVARPMTGGRLAPAPHPGRAASGQNPA from the coding sequence ATGCACAGATCCTCTCTTATCCCGGTTCTCGGCCTGATGGCGGGCACCAGTGTCGACGGTATCGATGCCAGTCTTGTCTTCACCGACGGGGAGAAGATTGAGCGCACGGGTTTTCATGCCACCACCCCGATGCGTCCAGAAACCCGCGCCGCCATTTTTGCGGCCTTCGAGACCCCCGATCCCGGGGATCAGGACCTCGCCCGTCTTGTCGCCGAAGATCACGCCGCCGCGGCCCGGGCCCTGATTGAAACATCAGGCATCACCCCCCGGCTGATCGGGTTTCATGGCCAGACGATCCGGCACGCCCCCGAAGACGGCATCACCCTTCAGGTCGGCGATGCAGGCCTGATTGCCGAAACCCTCGGGATGGATGTGGTCTATGATTTCCGCCATGCGGATATGGCCTCGGGCGGTCAGGGCGCGCCACTGGCGCCGGTCTATCATCGGGCCATCATCGAGGAACTTGGGCTCGATCTGCCGGCGGCGGTGGTGAATATCGGCGGCATCACCAACGTGACCTTCTGGGATGGAGTTGCGCTCACCGGCTTTGATACCGGCCCGGGCAACGGGTTGATGGATGCCGCGATGCGCCAGCGCACGGGCCAGCAGTTTGACAAAGATGGCGCAACCGCCCGGTCCGGGATACGGGATGAGGCATGGATCAGGACTGCGCTCACGCATCCGTTTTTCGCCGCAAGCCCGCCGAAATCACTCGACCGCAAGGCGCTGGACACCATGCTGAAACCAGATACGTTGAGCGGCCATCGTCTTGCCGATGCCATGGCAACCCTCACCTCGCTCACCGCGGCAAGCCTGGCGATGGGCCTCTTGGCGGCAACACCCCGGCCAAACTCGGTTATCCTGGCGGGCGGCGGCGCCGCCAACCCGACCCTTGTCGGCATGATCCGGGACGCGCTGCCGTTGAAGGTGACCACCATGGAAGATCACGGTCTTGCCTCAGGCCTCATCGAGGCGGAGCTGATGGCCTTTCTTGCGATGCGGTCACGACGCGGCCTGCCCATCAGTTTTCCCGGAACAACCGGCGTGGCCCGGCCCATGACCGGCGGCAGGCTTGCCCCTGCCCCCCACCCCGGGAGAGCCGCGAGCGGACAAAATCCCGCATGA
- a CDS encoding N-acetylmuramic acid 6-phosphate etherase has product MNENPETTESIPDAARWLDQLSDPAALGIMAEDQAGAAAAVRASLPEIEKASRAILDRLKASSTGRIIYAGAGTSIRIGVQDGVELTPTFDWPEDRALYLIAGGPRALLRSVENAEDNAEDAQDQVRANTVGPDDVLIGIAASGSTPFTCAAVETARRLGALTIGIANNPASRLVALAEHGITLKTGAESVAGSTRLKAGTAQKICLNLISTLVMVRLGRVRNGMMSAMRASNAKLRARQIKIDAALKS; this is encoded by the coding sequence ATGAATGAAAATCCTGAAACTACCGAATCAATTCCGGATGCTGCCCGCTGGCTGGATCAGCTCAGCGATCCGGCAGCGCTTGGCATCATGGCCGAAGATCAGGCTGGGGCCGCGGCGGCCGTGCGCGCCTCCCTGCCCGAGATCGAAAAAGCCAGCCGGGCAATCCTTGATCGCCTCAAGGCCAGTTCAACCGGCCGGATCATCTATGCCGGGGCAGGAACATCGATCCGGATCGGGGTGCAGGACGGGGTTGAGCTGACGCCGACCTTCGACTGGCCCGAAGATCGCGCGCTCTACCTTATCGCCGGTGGCCCCCGGGCGTTGCTCCGGTCCGTCGAGAACGCCGAAGACAATGCCGAAGACGCGCAAGATCAGGTCAGGGCAAACACTGTCGGCCCCGATGATGTGCTGATCGGGATTGCGGCCAGCGGTTCCACCCCCTTTACCTGTGCGGCGGTTGAAACAGCACGCCGCCTGGGGGCGCTGACCATCGGGATTGCCAATAATCCCGCCTCCCGTCTTGTGGCGCTGGCCGAGCATGGCATCACGCTCAAGACCGGGGCGGAAAGCGTTGCCGGCTCAACCCGGCTCAAGGCAGGAACGGCACAGAAAATCTGCCTTAACCTCATCTCGACGCTGGTGATGGTCAGGCTGGGGCGTGTCCGCAACGGCATGATGAGCGCCATGCGGGCCAGCAATGCCAAATTGCGGGCGCGGCAGATCAAGATCGACGCGGCGCTCAAATCGTGA
- a CDS encoding L,D-transpeptidase, with protein sequence MLFKVQAEGEGFVLKCGSRRIPCRIGRNGIIPAGDKREGDGCTPAGDWSLRSVFFRADRLDEPRTSLECRPITRLDGWCDEGDHPAYNTLVQLPFAASHEALWRQDGAYDIIVVLGYNDDPVQPHRGSAIFFHCLAEGQTETAGCVAIRRDDMLEVLAMISADAVMLITI encoded by the coding sequence ATGCTGTTCAAGGTCCAGGCCGAAGGGGAAGGGTTTGTCCTGAAATGCGGCAGCCGGCGTATCCCGTGCCGGATCGGCCGCAATGGCATCATCCCGGCCGGGGACAAACGCGAAGGTGATGGCTGCACCCCGGCCGGAGACTGGAGCCTCAGATCCGTCTTCTTCCGTGCTGATCGCCTTGATGAGCCGCGCACCTCTCTTGAATGCCGCCCCATAACCCGCCTGGATGGCTGGTGCGATGAGGGAGATCACCCCGCCTATAACACCCTTGTCCAGCTGCCCTTTGCCGCGTCGCATGAGGCGTTGTGGCGGCAGGATGGCGCCTATGACATCATCGTCGTGCTGGGCTATAACGACGATCCGGTCCAGCCTCACCGCGGCAGTGCCATCTTCTTTCACTGCCTTGCCGAAGGCCAGACCGAAACCGCCGGATGCGTGGCGATCCGCCGCGATGACATGCTTGAAGTTCTGGCCATGATATCGGCCGATGCGGTGATGCTGATCACGATTTGA
- a CDS encoding MFS transporter yields MATTSLMDGYNDRRMFRIFLIGAISGFPWVLIGSALSLWLKEDGLSRSTVGFAGLIFGVYAFNFLWAPLIDRIRVPWLSARIGARKAWIMLFQGVIILALMGWTMLDPTAQLEMVIFLGLIIAIASASQDITIDAFRIEQAGQDEKAVMAAGAAMAVIGWWSGFKLGGLITFFIADAFEAAGHADYWQMTFVATAGMMVLMNIGLIFVPEALPDKSKPASERAGFAEVLDWLRHTVIEPLWSFFRNNGLAIGLGLLGFIFLFKIGEAFLGKMSIIFYREMGFSKSDIGIYSKGLGWITTVAFTLIGGWFAIKAGSLRALLFSGIAMAGTNILFAVLYWSGKSTWLFALAVVLDDLAAAFATVAFVTFISLLVDRKYTATQYALLASIGTAGKTLLASSSGALVDWLEGDWGIFFIITALMVIPSLLILLKLGPHLRGAQSG; encoded by the coding sequence ATGGCAACAACTTCACTCATGGACGGATATAACGACCGGCGGATGTTCAGGATTTTCCTGATCGGCGCCATCAGCGGATTTCCCTGGGTGCTGATCGGCAGCGCCCTCAGTCTCTGGCTCAAGGAAGACGGGCTCAGCCGAAGCACGGTTGGTTTTGCCGGGCTGATTTTCGGGGTCTATGCGTTCAATTTTCTCTGGGCGCCGCTGATTGACCGGATCAGGGTGCCCTGGCTCAGCGCCCGCATCGGGGCCAGAAAAGCCTGGATCATGCTCTTTCAGGGGGTGATCATCCTCGCGCTCATGGGCTGGACCATGCTTGATCCGACGGCCCAGCTTGAAATGGTCATTTTCCTCGGCCTCATCATTGCCATCGCTTCCGCCTCGCAGGATATCACCATTGACGCCTTCAGGATCGAGCAGGCCGGGCAGGATGAGAAAGCCGTCATGGCCGCCGGTGCCGCCATGGCGGTCATTGGCTGGTGGAGCGGGTTCAAGCTTGGCGGGCTCATCACCTTCTTCATCGCGGATGCGTTTGAGGCCGCCGGGCATGCCGATTACTGGCAGATGACCTTTGTTGCGACCGCCGGCATGATGGTGCTCATGAATATCGGGCTCATCTTCGTTCCCGAAGCGCTGCCGGACAAAAGCAAGCCAGCCAGCGAAAGAGCAGGTTTTGCCGAAGTGCTGGACTGGCTCCGGCACACGGTGATCGAACCGCTCTGGTCCTTTTTCCGCAATAACGGGCTTGCCATCGGTCTTGGGCTGCTTGGCTTTATCTTTCTCTTCAAGATCGGTGAGGCCTTTCTCGGCAAGATGTCCATCATCTTCTACCGCGAGATGGGGTTCAGCAAATCCGATATCGGGATCTACTCCAAGGGGCTTGGCTGGATCACGACGGTGGCCTTCACGCTGATCGGCGGCTGGTTTGCCATCAAGGCAGGATCCTTGCGGGCGCTGCTGTTTTCCGGCATCGCCATGGCGGGCACCAATATTCTTTTCGCCGTCCTCTACTGGTCGGGAAAATCCACCTGGCTCTTTGCGCTTGCCGTGGTGCTGGATGATCTCGCGGCAGCCTTCGCCACGGTCGCCTTCGTGACCTTCATCTCCCTTCTCGTGGACCGGAAATATACGGCAACGCAATACGCGCTGCTGGCCTCTATCGGCACGGCAGGCAAAACGCTGCTGGCGTCGTCATCCGGGGCGCTGGTGGACTGGCTTGAAGGAGACTGGGGCATTTTCTTCATCATCACCGCCCTGATGGTCATCCCGTCGCTTCTGATACTGCTGAAACTGGGCCCGCATCTCAGAGGCGCGCAATCCGGGTGA
- a CDS encoding C40 family peptidase: MPAILPASTPIHAEPDRESGRETDALHGETVTLLEETGGWARIILEVDGYEGWIEARDIGTMPAASHRVISPRGLVTRTADIKSPAIGYRPMGARLAVLDQTDATAEIALPSGGRGFIPLAQITPLAGKVEDWVSLAEDLSGTPYRWGGRDTIGIDCSALVQLALAGGGIDAPRNSGDQERALGHTLAADAPLRRGDLVFWKGHVGIMRDGITLIHANMFHAMTASEPLKTARERLARMGLPITRIARL; the protein is encoded by the coding sequence ATGCCCGCAATCCTGCCAGCCTCCACCCCGATCCATGCCGAACCTGACCGTGAGAGCGGCCGCGAGACCGATGCCCTCCATGGCGAGACCGTGACCCTGCTTGAAGAGACCGGCGGATGGGCCCGGATCATCCTTGAGGTTGACGGGTATGAAGGCTGGATTGAGGCCCGGGATATCGGCACCATGCCAGCGGCAAGCCACCGGGTGATCAGCCCCCGCGGGCTGGTGACGCGGACCGCCGATATCAAAAGCCCGGCCATCGGTTACCGGCCCATGGGGGCGCGGCTTGCCGTGCTGGACCAGACCGATGCGACCGCGGAAATCGCCCTTCCTTCCGGGGGCAGGGGGTTCATCCCCCTTGCCCAGATCACGCCTCTTGCGGGCAAGGTGGAGGACTGGGTAAGCCTTGCCGAAGATCTCAGCGGAACACCCTATCGCTGGGGCGGCAGGGATACGATCGGGATTGACTGCTCGGCGCTGGTCCAGCTTGCGCTGGCCGGCGGGGGGATTGATGCGCCGCGAAACAGCGGCGATCAGGAACGCGCCCTCGGGCATACACTTGCCGCGGATGCACCCCTTCGGCGAGGCGATCTTGTCTTCTGGAAAGGGCATGTCGGGATCATGCGCGACGGCATCACCCTCATCCATGCCAATATGTTTCACGCCATGACCGCGTCCGAACCTCTCAAGACGGCAAGAGAGCGGCTTGCCCGGATGGGGTTGCCGATCACCCGGATTGCGCGCCTCTGA
- a CDS encoding N-acetylmuramoyl-L-alanine amidase: MSPPSMLEHHDIRYLVVHCSDTPDEEHLTLRDIHAMHLGFGWEGVGYHRVITRDGQVEHGRPDCWVGAHVYGHNTESLGVCLIGRHQFTPAQMKSLTEVISGWKAAYPSAQVCGHCDFDSTEKTCPNFDVKAWARREGLA; encoded by the coding sequence ATGTCGCCCCCATCCATGCTTGAACATCACGATATCCGGTATCTTGTGGTGCATTGCTCCGACACCCCGGATGAAGAACACCTGACATTACGCGACATACACGCCATGCATCTGGGCTTCGGCTGGGAGGGCGTCGGCTATCACCGGGTCATCACCCGTGACGGTCAGGTGGAACATGGCCGCCCGGATTGCTGGGTCGGCGCCCATGTCTATGGCCACAATACCGAAAGCCTCGGCGTTTGCCTGATCGGACGGCACCAGTTCACCCCCGCCCAGATGAAATCCCTGACCGAGGTCATTTCAGGCTGGAAAGCCGCCTATCCTTCCGCGCAAGTCTGCGGCCATTGCGATTTTGACTCAACGGAAAAAACCTGCCCGAATTTCGATGTCAAGGCCTGGGCCAGGCGGGAAGGGCTGGCCTGA
- a CDS encoding HAD family hydrolase, producing the protein MPDTNTSPAATLPQGVIFDMDGLLLDTERLSRLSFDALARARGVPDPDFIFPQLVGRSRDDHQMIFARHLPLGLDPVTFDAEWKEAFQALLTDHVPVKPGAETVLAYLNGRRIPCGLATSSARDKALTYLGRAGLLDYFDVLVGGDEIPASKPAPDIYLEAAGRLGVAPPEVLAFEDSDNGVRSAHAAGMQIVQIPDLARPSAEVLAFGHLTATSLMEAAAKLGWPEFPGIDMNDRDPN; encoded by the coding sequence ATGCCTGATACGAACACCTCACCAGCTGCCACCCTGCCCCAAGGCGTCATCTTTGATATGGACGGGCTGCTGCTCGATACCGAAAGGCTGTCCCGGTTGAGTTTTGACGCCCTGGCCCGGGCAAGAGGTGTCCCTGATCCTGATTTTATCTTCCCGCAACTGGTTGGCCGGAGCCGCGATGATCACCAGATGATCTTTGCCCGGCATCTCCCCCTAGGCCTTGATCCGGTCACTTTCGATGCCGAGTGGAAAGAGGCCTTTCAGGCATTGCTCACCGATCATGTGCCGGTCAAACCCGGAGCTGAAACCGTGCTTGCCTATTTAAACGGGCGGCGCATTCCATGCGGGCTTGCCACGTCGAGTGCCCGCGACAAAGCGCTCACCTATCTTGGGCGGGCGGGGTTGCTCGATTATTTCGATGTGCTGGTGGGGGGCGATGAAATCCCTGCCAGCAAACCTGCGCCGGATATCTATCTCGAAGCAGCAGGACGGCTTGGCGTTGCGCCGCCGGAGGTGCTCGCGTTCGAAGATTCCGATAACGGGGTGCGATCTGCCCATGCGGCGGGAATGCAAATCGTCCAGATCCCTGATCTTGCCCGGCCTTCGGCGGAAGTGCTGGCTTTCGGTCACCTGACGGCGACGTCGCTAATGGAGGCCGCGGCAAAGCTGGGCTGGCCGGAATTTCCCGGTATTGACATGAACGATCGGGACCCTAACTGA
- a CDS encoding glutathione peroxidase — protein sequence MRCFLLFMVLLMPLMSSARAETAHDFSFTAIDGGDLPLSGFKGQVLLVVNTASRCGFTSQYDDLQDLYETYKEDGLVVLGVPSNDFGGQEPGQVDEIKEFCEVNFNITFPMTDKTKVKGEMAHPFYQWAASELGIIAKPRWNFHKYLIGRDGRLIDWFSSPTRPSSSKMRNAVEAALGRS from the coding sequence ATGCGATGTTTTCTCCTTTTTATGGTGCTGCTGATGCCCCTCATGTCTTCTGCCCGGGCGGAGACCGCCCATGATTTCTCTTTCACTGCCATCGATGGCGGTGATTTGCCTCTTTCCGGTTTCAAGGGTCAGGTGCTGCTGGTGGTGAATACGGCATCACGCTGCGGGTTTACCTCCCAGTACGATGATCTTCAGGATCTTTACGAAACCTACAAGGAGGACGGTCTTGTGGTGCTTGGCGTGCCAAGCAATGATTTTGGCGGTCAGGAACCGGGCCAGGTCGACGAGATCAAGGAATTCTGCGAGGTGAATTTCAACATCACCTTCCCCATGACCGACAAGACAAAGGTCAAGGGCGAGATGGCGCATCCCTTTTATCAATGGGCTGCAAGCGAGTTGGGAATCATCGCCAAGCCGCGGTGGAATTTCCATAAATATCTCATTGGTCGTGATGGCCGGCTGATCGACTGGTTCTCCTCCCCGACACGCCCGTCTTCCAGCAAAATGCGCAACGCCGTGGAAGCGGCTCTTGGCAGATCGTGA
- a CDS encoding class II aldolase and adducin N-terminal domain-containing protein: MGVASITKDRFNIDHYEERVDLACAFRWAVKHNMHEAVANHFSLAVNDDGTQFLMNPNQRHFSRIRASDLLLLDANDPSTMEREDAPDPTAWGLHGSIHRHCRHARCVMHVHSVHATVLASLADSRLPAIDQNSAIFFDRVVIDESYGGLAFEDEGERCAAMLQDPKKKTMIMGNHGVLVLGSSPADTFNRLYYFERAAENYIRALQTGQPLRVLPDDIAEKTAQEIENYPEQGERHMAEMKAILDEEGSNFRD, translated from the coding sequence ATGGGCGTGGCCAGCATTACCAAAGACCGGTTCAATATCGATCATTACGAAGAGCGGGTGGATCTTGCCTGCGCGTTCCGCTGGGCGGTGAAGCACAATATGCATGAGGCTGTTGCCAATCACTTCAGCCTTGCGGTGAATGACGACGGCACTCAATTCCTGATGAATCCGAATCAGCGTCATTTTTCCCGGATCCGGGCCAGCGATCTTCTGCTGCTCGATGCCAATGATCCCTCCACCATGGAACGTGAGGATGCCCCTGACCCGACCGCCTGGGGGCTGCATGGATCTATCCACCGCCATTGCCGCCATGCCCGCTGCGTGATGCATGTGCATTCGGTTCATGCAACGGTGCTGGCCTCGCTTGCCGACAGCCGCCTGCCGGCAATCGATCAGAATTCGGCGATTTTCTTTGACCGGGTGGTCATTGATGAAAGCTATGGCGGGCTTGCCTTCGAGGATGAAGGTGAACGCTGCGCCGCCATGCTTCAGGACCCGAAGAAGAAGACCATGATCATGGGCAATCATGGCGTTTTGGTGCTGGGTTCTTCCCCCGCCGATACGTTCAATCGGCTCTATTATTTCGAGCGCGCCGCCGAAAACTATATCCGGGCGCTGCAGACAGGCCAGCCGCTCAGGGTGCTGCCGGATGACATTGCCGAGAAGACCGCGCAGGAAATCGAAAACTATCCCGAACAGGGTGAACGTCATATGGCTGAAATGAAGGCCATTCTTGATGAGGAAGGCTCGAACTTTCGCGATTGA
- a CDS encoding SDR family NAD(P)-dependent oxidoreductase, which yields MSSPLPPSGKPMETRKIILITGCSSGIGLDAALTLNARGWRVFATCRKEEDCARLSAMGLESFRLDYEDTASIHEGFAEAMKRGSGRLDALFNNGAYGIPGAVEDLPTEALRQIFEANFFGWHELTRLAIPVMHGQGGGRIIQNSSVLGFAALRMRGAYNATKFALEGLTDTLRLELGGTGIKVVLIEPGPIRTKIRENSYPHFRQWIDWKGTRLENFYREVLIPRLEAVNPPKDLFELMPEAVSRAVIHALESPHPRIRYRITTATKLMGLLKRLLSSRGFDRLAARI from the coding sequence ATGTCATCACCCCTGCCGCCATCCGGCAAGCCCATGGAAACCCGAAAAATCATCCTGATCACGGGCTGTTCATCCGGCATCGGGCTTGATGCCGCCCTCACCTTGAACGCCCGCGGCTGGCGAGTTTTTGCCACCTGCCGCAAGGAAGAGGATTGCGCCCGCCTTAGCGCCATGGGGCTTGAAAGCTTCCGCCTTGATTACGAGGACACCGCCTCAATTCACGAAGGTTTTGCCGAGGCAATGAAGCGAGGCAGCGGCAGGCTTGATGCTCTTTTCAACAATGGCGCATATGGCATCCCCGGGGCGGTCGAAGACCTGCCCACCGAAGCACTGCGCCAGATCTTCGAGGCCAATTTCTTCGGCTGGCATGAACTGACACGTCTTGCCATCCCAGTCATGCACGGGCAGGGCGGCGGCCGCATCATCCAGAATTCATCGGTGCTGGGTTTTGCCGCCCTCCGGATGCGCGGGGCTTATAACGCCACCAAATTCGCGCTTGAAGGGCTGACCGATACGCTGCGGCTGGAACTTGGCGGCACTGGCATCAAGGTGGTTCTCATCGAGCCCGGGCCGATCCGGACAAAAATCCGCGAGAACAGCTATCCCCATTTCAGGCAATGGATTGACTGGAAAGGCACGCGGCTGGAGAATTTCTATCGTGAGGTGCTGATCCCTCGGCTGGAGGCGGTCAACCCGCCCAAAGACCTCTTCGAGCTGATGCCCGAAGCCGTCAGTCGTGCCGTCATCCATGCGCTGGAAAGCCCGCATCCCCGTATCCGCTACCGCATCACCACCGCAACCAAACTGATGGGGCTTCTGAAACGGCTGTTATCGTCGCGCGGTTTTGACCGGCTGGCCGCCCGGATCTGA
- a CDS encoding HAD-IIA family hydrolase codes for MSDTLFLPDLPMDQARCLAVYETLRDIMPPSVRKASACRERLRDLFDELDAVLLDGYGVLNIGADAVPGAALMLAAAAEAGVEVMVVTNGASRPSSFAGEKYRQLGLSLDTRQIVSSRDALVDWLEHGTSPGLKVGVVDSFCIPPELSAHECIALDPEKRETWTKVDTIAFMGAVNWDLSWQAALEDALKEGVPLLVANPDVAAPHPGAFSFEPGYWTARVTGIPKDQVRWFGKPHAPVFELALRKLEEWSGRSNWRRDRIAMVGDSLHTDILGGNAAGLKTVLVTDHGIFREGGAEAAIKASGITPDVMVKTV; via the coding sequence ATGTCTGATACACTCTTTTTGCCGGACCTGCCCATGGATCAGGCCCGATGTCTTGCGGTTTATGAAACCTTGCGTGATATCATGCCGCCATCGGTGCGGAAGGCATCGGCTTGCCGTGAAAGGCTGAGGGACCTTTTTGATGAACTGGATGCCGTCCTGCTCGATGGCTATGGCGTGCTGAATATCGGGGCTGATGCCGTGCCGGGGGCAGCGTTGATGCTGGCCGCGGCGGCTGAGGCCGGGGTCGAGGTGATGGTCGTCACCAACGGCGCCAGCCGACCTTCTTCCTTTGCCGGGGAAAAATACCGCCAGCTCGGGCTTTCGCTCGATACCCGCCAGATCGTTTCAAGTCGTGATGCGCTGGTGGACTGGCTCGAACATGGGACGAGTCCCGGGCTTAAAGTCGGCGTGGTGGACAGTTTCTGCATCCCGCCAGAACTCAGCGCCCATGAATGTATCGCGCTTGATCCCGAAAAGAGAGAGACCTGGACGAAGGTCGACACGATTGCTTTCATGGGCGCCGTCAACTGGGACCTCTCCTGGCAGGCAGCGCTCGAAGACGCGCTCAAAGAGGGCGTGCCGCTGCTGGTCGCCAATCCGGATGTTGCCGCGCCGCATCCGGGGGCATTCAGTTTCGAGCCGGGATACTGGACAGCCCGGGTGACCGGTATTCCCAAAGATCAGGTCCGCTGGTTCGGCAAACCTCATGCGCCGGTGTTTGAACTTGCGCTCCGGAAGCTTGAAGAATGGAGCGGGCGATCCAATTGGAGAAGAGACCGCATCGCCATGGTGGGCGACAGCCTGCATACCGATATTCTCGGCGGCAATGCGGCCGGGCTGAAAACCGTTCTCGTCACGGATCACGGCATATTCCGTGAGGGTGGGGCTGAAGCGGCAATAAAAGCGAGCGGAATCACCCCGGATGTGATGGTGAAAACAGTCTGA
- a CDS encoding SDR family oxidoreductase translates to MKTPPRRSVLITGASRRVGRHLALGLARAGWEIHLHYNSSREAAEDTARLIVQAGGTCQLHQADLGNAGEAEALLRHLPYGDGVMGLLHNASLFEYDTAQTVSAAMLEKHLAVNLTAPAVMTRVFAEEIRKRYPATSGAVVSITDAKLAGLNPDYFSYTLSKIALDGLTTLAAQAYAPEIRVNAIAPGIILRSGDQTEEEYRIAHQRNPLGQGAVLDDILRATIMLLDTPSMTGHTVVLDGGLHLNPHHRDVAFLDETEDHDQPRSAQRFS, encoded by the coding sequence ATGAAAACACCGCCCAGAAGATCAGTGCTGATCACCGGAGCATCTCGCCGGGTCGGCCGGCATCTGGCGCTCGGTCTAGCCCGTGCGGGATGGGAAATTCATCTGCATTACAACTCATCCCGGGAGGCGGCAGAAGATACGGCAAGGCTGATCGTTCAGGCAGGCGGAACCTGCCAGCTGCATCAGGCTGATCTCGGCAATGCCGGGGAAGCTGAAGCCCTGCTGCGCCATCTTCCCTATGGCGATGGCGTGATGGGGCTTTTGCATAACGCCTCTCTTTTTGAATATGATACCGCCCAGACCGTCTCTGCGGCCATGCTGGAGAAGCATCTCGCCGTCAATCTGACGGCGCCCGCGGTGATGACCCGGGTTTTCGCCGAAGAAATCAGGAAACGATATCCGGCCACCAGCGGGGCTGTTGTCTCGATTACCGATGCCAAACTGGCCGGACTCAACCCGGATTATTTCAGTTACACGCTTTCAAAGATTGCGCTCGACGGGTTGACGACGCTGGCCGCCCAGGCCTATGCGCCGGAAATCCGGGTCAATGCCATCGCCCCGGGGATCATCCTCAGGTCAGGTGATCAGACCGAAGAGGAATACCGGATTGCCCATCAACGGAACCCTCTCGGCCAGGGGGCGGTGCTTGATGATATTCTGCGTGCAACCATAATGCTGCTGGACACGCCGTCCATGACCGGCCATACAGTTGTTCTGGATGGCGGGCTTCATCTCAACCCCCATCATCGAGATGTGGCTTTTCTGGATGAAACGGAAGATCATGACCAACCCCGTAGCGCGCAGCGTTTTTCTTGA
- a CDS encoding dihydroneopterin aldolase, with product MTNPVARSVFLEEIEVVCSIGLHDFERAEKQRVLIDVEVRLASDREPVADKVDETLNYDDVRNAVIRIAEARHYDLQETLARSIFDHIRAMRDVAGLMVRTQKPDVYPNCKTVAYRLSDIDPGARS from the coding sequence ATGACCAACCCCGTAGCGCGCAGCGTTTTTCTTGAAGAAATTGAAGTTGTCTGTTCCATCGGCCTGCACGATTTCGAGCGGGCCGAAAAACAGCGGGTGCTGATCGATGTGGAAGTACGCCTTGCATCTGATCGCGAACCCGTGGCGGACAAGGTGGATGAGACGCTGAATTATGATGATGTCCGAAACGCCGTCATTCGCATTGCCGAGGCCAGGCATTATGATCTGCAGGAAACCCTGGCAAGATCCATCTTCGATCATATCCGTGCCATGCGTGACGTGGCAGGCCTGATGGTACGCACCCAGAAGCCGGATGTCTACCCCAACTGCAAGACCGTGGCCTATCGGCTTTCGGATATCGATCCGGGCGCGCGAAGCTGA